The Exiguobacterium aurantiacum DSM 6208 genome includes a window with the following:
- the tilS gene encoding tRNA lysidine(34) synthetase TilS, which yields MPNVLLAVSGGVDSIVLLHQMVAKGLDVGVAHVHHGQRRASDEEYRFVEQLAREYGVPFHGKRLIIETASQAAYREARYAFFETVMQECGYRELMTAHHADDVVETVLIQLHRNVVEVTGIPERRPFGGGVLVRPLLDETKQSLIAYARQHDLEWREDATNAKTDYLRNRMRHLVIPPLRAGWPTLVRDVCATARANRRTWQRRYAAMTVWMDRHVDLEMKAFHVKLEAVMVLSAEERYVLGRLLSERFGVQVAEGMTRLMQSKRGTGVYDVGGDFRLEKRDGGIALTERGQLSIPSPQRVETLPTRVTFGEHVVSLEVTEDGRGFPLDALEWPLYVRSPRPGDRISLSVGTKKVARVLIDAKVPREKRPFIPLLVDATGRIIAIVGIRVSDFPEKSDARCPRLMVKW from the coding sequence ATGCCAAACGTATTGCTGGCCGTATCGGGCGGAGTCGATTCGATCGTATTGCTTCATCAGATGGTCGCGAAAGGCCTCGACGTCGGCGTCGCGCACGTCCATCACGGACAGCGCCGTGCATCCGATGAGGAGTATCGGTTCGTCGAACAGCTCGCGCGCGAATATGGCGTCCCGTTTCACGGCAAGCGGTTAATCATCGAGACGGCGTCACAAGCAGCTTACCGGGAAGCGCGTTATGCATTTTTCGAGACGGTCATGCAGGAGTGCGGCTATCGTGAGTTGATGACGGCCCATCACGCCGATGACGTCGTCGAGACGGTGTTGATTCAATTGCATCGCAACGTCGTCGAAGTGACGGGCATCCCGGAGCGTCGCCCGTTCGGCGGCGGGGTGCTCGTCCGTCCGCTGTTAGATGAAACGAAACAAAGTCTCATCGCCTACGCGCGACAGCACGATCTCGAATGGCGTGAAGACGCCACGAACGCGAAGACGGATTATTTGCGTAACCGAATGCGTCATCTCGTCATCCCCCCGTTACGGGCGGGGTGGCCGACGCTCGTCCGGGACGTGTGTGCAACAGCACGCGCGAACCGACGAACATGGCAACGACGTTATGCGGCCATGACCGTATGGATGGACCGTCACGTCGATCTTGAAATGAAAGCGTTTCATGTGAAACTTGAAGCGGTTATGGTCTTGTCGGCAGAAGAACGTTATGTGCTCGGGCGGCTTTTATCCGAGCGATTCGGGGTACAGGTAGCGGAAGGTATGACGCGACTCATGCAAAGTAAACGAGGGACGGGTGTGTACGATGTGGGCGGGGATTTTCGTTTAGAGAAGCGTGACGGCGGCATCGCTCTGACGGAACGAGGACAACTGTCAATCCCGTCGCCGCAACGAGTCGAGACGCTCCCGACACGCGTGACGTTCGGTGAACACGTCGTTTCGCTTGAAGTGACGGAAGATGGTCGTGGTTTCCCGCTCGATGCACTCGAGTGGCCGCTATACGTCCGTTCACCACGACCGGGAGACCGGATTAGCCTCTCGGTCGGGACGAAGAAAGTCGCCCGTGTGTTGATTGATGCAAAAGTCCCGCGCGAAAAACGTCCGTTTATCCCGTTATTAGTTGACGCAACTGGTCGAATTATCGCTATAGTAGGAATAAGAGTTTCCGACTTTCCAGAGAAGTCGGATGCGAGATGCCCACGATTAATGGTAAAATGGTGA
- the hpt gene encoding hypoxanthine phosphoribosyltransferase, whose amino-acid sequence MSLMNDMEKVLISSEEIQGKVKELAVTLSEEYKEEFPLLVCVLKGAMPFMSDLVKEMDIHLEMDFMDVSTYHGGTSSTGEVKIEKDLNTSVEGRDILIVEDIIDSGLTLGYLVDLLKYRKAKSVKIVTLLDKPTGRKNGLSADYSGFVIPHEFVVGYGLDYEEKYRNLPYVGVLKPSVYGG is encoded by the coding sequence ATGTCATTAATGAACGATATGGAAAAGGTGCTCATTTCGAGTGAAGAGATTCAAGGAAAAGTGAAAGAACTCGCGGTAACGCTCAGCGAAGAATATAAAGAAGAGTTTCCGCTTCTCGTCTGTGTATTGAAAGGCGCGATGCCATTCATGTCAGACCTCGTCAAAGAAATGGATATCCATTTAGAGATGGATTTCATGGACGTGTCGACGTATCACGGAGGGACGTCTTCGACAGGTGAAGTGAAAATCGAGAAAGATTTAAACACGTCTGTAGAAGGTCGTGACATCTTGATTGTAGAAGATATCATTGATAGCGGGCTCACGCTCGGTTATCTCGTAGACCTCCTTAAATATCGTAAAGCGAAGTCGGTGAAAATCGTGACGTTGCTCGATAAGCCAACAGGACGTAAAAACGGATTGTCCGCAGATTATAGCGGTTTCGTGATTCCTCACGAATTCGTCGTGGGCTACGGTCTCGATTATGAGGAGAAATATCGTAACCTTCCTTACGTCGGTGTGCTCAAGCCGAGCGTTTACGGGGGCTAA
- the ftsH gene encoding ATP-dependent zinc metalloprotease FtsH — MNRAVKNTLVFGVIFLALILFLQYLQNPSSQSETLTYSKFLEYVEEGRIETATVQEIPGAISITGDLSGDEDQRFETNIPANEAEYAEVLSSLRANTDISVEEAESSGNWFSIVFAILPFIIIFILFFFLLNQAQGGGGGGRVMNFGKSKAKLYDQEKRRVTFKDVAGADEEKQELIEVVEFLKDPRKFSKLGARIPKGVLLVGPPGTGKTLLARAAAGEAGVPFFSISGSDFVEMFVGVGASRVRDLFENAKKNAPCIIFIDEIDAVGRQRGAGLGGGHDEREQTLNQLLVEMDGFSDNEGIIMIAATNRPDILDPALLRPGRFDRQITVDRPDVKGREEVLKVHARNKPLDSTVDLKSIAQRTPGFSGADLENLLNEAALVAARSDRSAVSIVDVEEAIDRVIAGPSKKSRVISEKERQIVAYHEAGHTIIGIELENADEVHKVTIVPRGNAGGYVVMLPKEDRYFMTKPELEDKIVGLLGGRVAEDVIFGEVSTGASNDFQRATGIARKMVMDYGMSDKLGPLQLGSNHGGQVFLGRDFQTEQNYSDAIAQDIDLEIRDIINRCYAKAKQILTERRDDLELVAKTLLEVETLDSKQIRHLIKTREYLPHEPEEPSTPSTDDSNDEAKKDEAAVKHGQIIDQPESVQEVKPDVVPEGDKPEATPTERPNNESR, encoded by the coding sequence ATGAATCGTGCAGTGAAAAACACCTTAGTTTTCGGTGTGATTTTCCTAGCCTTGATCTTGTTCCTTCAATATTTACAAAACCCGAGCAGCCAGAGCGAGACGCTCACGTACTCGAAGTTTTTGGAATATGTGGAAGAAGGTCGGATTGAAACGGCGACCGTGCAAGAAATTCCGGGTGCCATCTCGATCACAGGTGATCTTTCAGGAGATGAAGACCAGCGTTTTGAAACGAACATCCCGGCCAACGAGGCCGAATACGCCGAAGTGCTCTCGTCACTCCGTGCGAATACGGACATTAGCGTCGAAGAAGCAGAGTCAAGTGGGAACTGGTTCAGCATCGTGTTTGCGATCTTACCGTTCATCATCATCTTCATCTTGTTCTTCTTCTTGCTCAACCAAGCCCAAGGCGGCGGCGGTGGCGGTCGTGTGATGAACTTCGGGAAATCGAAGGCGAAATTGTACGATCAAGAGAAGCGCCGTGTGACGTTCAAAGACGTCGCCGGAGCGGACGAAGAGAAACAAGAGCTCATCGAAGTCGTTGAATTCTTGAAAGACCCGCGCAAGTTCTCGAAACTCGGGGCGCGCATTCCGAAAGGGGTCCTTCTCGTCGGTCCTCCAGGGACAGGTAAGACACTCCTCGCCCGTGCGGCGGCGGGTGAAGCCGGTGTACCGTTCTTCTCGATTTCAGGTTCTGATTTCGTAGAGATGTTCGTCGGGGTCGGGGCATCACGTGTCCGTGACTTGTTCGAGAACGCGAAGAAGAACGCGCCGTGTATCATCTTCATCGATGAGATCGATGCGGTCGGACGTCAACGTGGTGCCGGTTTAGGTGGCGGCCACGATGAACGTGAGCAGACGCTCAACCAATTGCTCGTCGAAATGGACGGGTTCAGCGACAACGAAGGGATCATCATGATTGCCGCGACGAACCGTCCGGATATCCTTGACCCAGCCCTTCTCCGTCCAGGACGTTTTGACCGTCAAATCACGGTCGATCGTCCGGACGTGAAAGGCCGGGAAGAAGTACTCAAAGTTCATGCCCGCAACAAACCGCTCGATTCGACAGTTGACTTGAAGTCGATCGCGCAGCGGACGCCTGGATTCTCAGGTGCTGACTTGGAGAACTTGCTCAACGAGGCGGCGCTCGTCGCTGCCCGGTCTGACCGCTCGGCAGTATCGATTGTCGACGTTGAGGAAGCGATTGACCGCGTCATCGCGGGACCTTCGAAGAAGAGCCGCGTTATCTCGGAGAAAGAACGTCAAATCGTGGCTTATCACGAGGCGGGCCACACGATCATCGGTATCGAGCTTGAGAACGCTGACGAAGTCCATAAAGTGACGATCGTTCCACGCGGAAACGCGGGCGGCTATGTCGTCATGCTTCCGAAAGAAGATCGTTACTTCATGACGAAACCAGAACTCGAAGATAAGATTGTCGGTCTTCTCGGTGGCCGCGTGGCGGAAGATGTGATCTTCGGTGAAGTATCAACCGGAGCGAGCAACGACTTCCAACGCGCAACGGGAATCGCTCGGAAGATGGTCATGGATTACGGGATGAGCGACAAACTCGGACCGCTCCAACTCGGATCAAACCATGGCGGACAAGTGTTCTTGGGACGTGACTTCCAAACGGAACAAAACTACTCGGATGCCATCGCCCAAGACATCGATCTTGAGATTCGTGATATCATCAACCGCTGCTATGCGAAAGCGAAGCAAATTTTGACGGAACGTCGTGACGATCTCGAACTCGTTGCGAAGACGCTTCTCGAAGTCGAAACGCTCGACTCGAAGCAGATTCGTCACTTGATCAAGACGCGCGAGTACCTTCCGCATGAGCCGGAAGAGCCGTCGACACCATCGACGGACGATTCGAACGACGAAGCGAAGAAAGATGAGGCGGCCGTCAAGCACGGTCAAATCATCGATCAACCTGAGTCGGTTCAAGAAGTGAAGCCGGATGTCGTCCCGGAAGGCGATAAGCCTGAGGCGACACCAACGGAACGCCCGAACAACGAATCGCGTTAA
- a CDS encoding type III pantothenate kinase, giving the protein MILVIDVGNTNIVLGMYDGETLVHHWRISTDRTKTTDEYGMLVKSLFDHSNVSFDQIDGVILSSVVPPVIFPLEQMSQRYFNVRPIVVGPGVKTGLDIHVDNPREVGADRIVNAVAGIAKYEGPLIIVDFGTATTYCYIDASRRYHGGIISPGIMISVEALYQRAAKLPRIELATPPTVVGKNTIQAMQSGTYYGYVAQVDGIVSRMKREVGEATVIATGGLARLISEHAETIDVVDSFLTLDGLRLIYERNQK; this is encoded by the coding sequence ATGATTTTAGTGATCGATGTTGGGAATACAAATATTGTTCTCGGGATGTATGATGGCGAGACGCTCGTCCACCATTGGCGCATCTCGACGGACCGTACGAAAACGACCGATGAGTATGGCATGCTCGTCAAGTCGTTGTTTGACCACTCGAACGTTTCGTTCGATCAAATCGATGGCGTGATTCTTTCGTCCGTCGTCCCGCCCGTCATCTTTCCGCTTGAACAGATGTCGCAACGCTACTTCAACGTCCGCCCGATCGTCGTTGGCCCGGGCGTGAAGACAGGGCTCGATATCCATGTCGATAATCCGCGTGAAGTCGGGGCCGATCGCATCGTCAACGCGGTCGCTGGTATCGCGAAATATGAGGGTCCGCTCATCATCGTCGACTTCGGTACGGCGACGACGTATTGTTATATCGATGCATCCCGTCGCTATCACGGGGGCATTATCTCGCCGGGAATTATGATTTCGGTCGAGGCGCTCTATCAACGGGCGGCCAAGTTGCCTCGCATCGAGCTCGCGACTCCTCCGACTGTCGTCGGAAAGAACACAATCCAGGCGATGCAATCGGGAACGTATTACGGGTATGTCGCGCAAGTCGACGGAATCGTCAGTCGTATGAAGCGCGAAGTCGGAGAGGCGACCGTCATCGCGACGGGCGGTCTCGCTCGTCTCATCAGTGAACATGCCGAAACGATCGACGTCGTCGATTCCTTCTTGACGCTCGATGGGCTCCGCCTCATCTATGAGCGCAACCAGAAATAA